Proteins from a genomic interval of Maniola jurtina chromosome 8, ilManJurt1.1, whole genome shotgun sequence:
- the LOC123867833 gene encoding zinc finger protein OZF-like isoform X3, whose protein sequence is MIRKENAALRKALHSSEDRETTLSTGHNIKTHKLDHSQAEASFSTDSTKTIIGASSHIKHPTDKDKRVQHTMVIENSTNHNTASTLNIQGSPNVKIRDDITHTNVQNIDNRSSGDYYNYKTHSHNNTNSGFFVKLYLNKSGDGPHSCNFCQKIFATKHHLANHMKTHSVTKAHSCNFCQKQFAQKYDLTVHTMTHAGEKPFSCNICHRRFGYKHCLTIHMRTHTGEKPYACNFCKKAFSHKHNLTAHIKIHTGEKLFPCIYCSVTFRRKAHLNNHLNTHTGERPHACTVCQKTFARKHHLTAHMIGHSGVKPHHCKHCHTKFTRKEHLANHLKIHTDDKPYSCELCQFKCITKSYLNIHKRTHTGEKPFTCELCQCKHSTKSALKVHMRTHTGEKPYMCKHCHYKCTIQSSLSKHMRTHTGEKPYSCLHCQQTFSTISYMKTHMRNHIVKKTFYCEHCQYKCSAKRYLITHMKTHTAGKPYSCLHCQQTFTNKSTMRTHMRTHIVKKSFHCEHCEYKCSAKKYLITHMKTHTAGKPYSCLHCQQKFSNKSTMATRMRTRIVAKSFSCEHCQ, encoded by the exons ATGATAAGAAAAGAAAATGCTgccttacgaaaagcactacaCTCATCTGAAGATAGAGAAACAACATTGTCTACAGGACATAATATAAAGACACATAAG cTGGACCACTCTCAAGCTGAGGCAAGTTTTTCCACAGACAGTACTAAAACTATTATTG gCGCTTCTTCACATATAAAACATCCAACTGACAAAGACAAAAGAGTGCAACATACCATGGTGATAGAGAACAGCACCAACCATAATACAGCAAGCACATTGAATATACAAGGATCTCCAAATGTAAAAATTCGTGATGACATAACACATACAAATGTACAAAACATTGACAATAGATCATCTGGTgactattataattataagaCACATTCTCACAATAATACTAACAGTGGTTTTTTTGTcaaattatatttgaataaaagtgGTGATGGGCCTCATTCTTGTAACTTTTGCCAGAAAATATTTGCTACAAAACATCATTTAGCCAATCATATGAAGACTCACTCAGTTACTAAAGCTCACTC ttgtaatttttgCCAGAAACAATTTGCTCAGAAATATGATTTAACCGTTCATACAATGACTCATGCTGGCGAGAAACCTTTTAGTTGTAACATTTGCCACCGGAGATTTGGTTATAAACATTGCCTAACAatacacatgaggactcacactggcgagaaACCTTACGCTTGCAACTTTTGCAAGAAGGCATTTTCACATAAACACAATCTAACTGCTCATATAAAGATTCACACGGGAGAGAAACTATTTCCTTGCATTTATTGCAGTGTAACTTTTAGAAGGAAAGCTCATTTAAATAATCATCTGAACACTCACACGGGCGAGAGGCCTCACGCTTGTACGGTTTGCCAGAAGACATTTGCACGAAAACATCATTTGACTGCTCATATGATAGGTCACAGTGGTGTGAAACCACATCATTGTAAACACTGCCATACAAAATTTACACGAAAAGAACATTTAGCTAATCACCTGAAAATTCACACAGATGATAAACCATATTCTTGTGAGCTGTGCCAGTTTAAATGTATAAccaaaagctatttaaatatcCACAAGAGGACTCACACGGGCGAGAAACCTTTTACATGTGAGCTTTGTCAGTGTAAACATTCAACCAAAAGTGCTTTAAAAGTCCACATGAGGACGCACACTGGCGAGAAACCATATATGTGTAAGCATTGCCACTACAAATGTACAATCCAAAGTTCCTTGAgcaaacacatgaggactcacacagGTGAGAAACCATATTCTTGTTTGCATTGCCAGCAAACATTTTCAACCATAAGTTACATGAAGACCCACATGAGGAATCACATAGttaagaaaactttttattgtGAGCATTGTCAGTATAAATGTTCAGCTAAAAGGTATTTAATAACTCATATGAAGACTCACACTGCTGGGAAACCATATTCTTGTTTGCATTGCCAGCAAACATTTACAAACAAAAGTACTATGCGAAcccacatgaggactcacataGTTAAGAAAAGTTTTCATTGTGAACATTGTGAGTATAAATGTTCAGctaaaaagtatttaataacTCACATGAAGACTCACACTGCTGGGAAACCATATTCTTGTTTGCATTGCCAGCAAAAATTTTCAAACAAGAGCACTATGGCAACACGCATGAGGACTCGCATAGTTGCGAAAAGTTTTTCTTGTGAGCATTGTCAGTAA
- the LOC123867833 gene encoding gastrula zinc finger protein XlCGF57.1-like isoform X1 has product MIRKENAALRKALHSSEDRETTLSTGHNIKTHKLDHSQAEASFSTDSTKTIIGASSHIKHPTDKDKRVQHTMVIENSTNHNTASTLNIQGSPNVKIRDDITHTNVQNIDNRSSGDYYNYKTHSHNNTNSGFFVKLYLNKSGDGPHSCNFCQKIFATKHHLANHMKTHSVTKAHSCNSCQKQFATKYHLMTHIMKSHTVTKCYTCNFCQKQFAQKYDLTVHTMTHAGEKPFSCNICHRRFGYKHCLTIHMRTHTGEKPYACNFCKKAFSHKHNLTAHIKIHTGEKLFPCIYCSVTFRRKAHLNNHLNTHTGERPHACTVCQKTFARKHHLTAHMIGHSGVKPHHCKHCHTKFTRKEHLANHLKIHTDDKPYSCELCQFKCITKSYLNIHKRTHTGEKPFTCELCQCKHSTKSALKVHMRTHTGEKPYMCKHCHYKCTIQSSLSKHMRTHTGEKPYSCLHCQQTFSTISYMKTHMRNHIVKKTFYCEHCQYKCSAKRYLITHMKTHTAGKPYSCLHCQQTFTNKSTMRTHMRTHIVKKSFHCEHCEYKCSAKKYLITHMKTHTAGKPYSCLHCQQKFSNKSTMATRMRTRIVAKSFSCEHCQ; this is encoded by the exons ATGATAAGAAAAGAAAATGCTgccttacgaaaagcactacaCTCATCTGAAGATAGAGAAACAACATTGTCTACAGGACATAATATAAAGACACATAAG cTGGACCACTCTCAAGCTGAGGCAAGTTTTTCCACAGACAGTACTAAAACTATTATTG gCGCTTCTTCACATATAAAACATCCAACTGACAAAGACAAAAGAGTGCAACATACCATGGTGATAGAGAACAGCACCAACCATAATACAGCAAGCACATTGAATATACAAGGATCTCCAAATGTAAAAATTCGTGATGACATAACACATACAAATGTACAAAACATTGACAATAGATCATCTGGTgactattataattataagaCACATTCTCACAATAATACTAACAGTGGTTTTTTTGTcaaattatatttgaataaaagtgGTGATGGGCCTCATTCTTGTAACTTTTGCCAGAAAATATTTGCTACAAAACATCATTTAGCCAATCATATGAAGACTCACTCAGTTACTAAAGCTCACTCTTGTAATTCTTGTCAGAAACAATTTGCTACAAAGTATCATTTAATGACTCATATAATGAAGAGTCATACAGTTACGAAAtgttacacttgtaatttttgCCAGAAACAATTTGCTCAGAAATATGATTTAACCGTTCATACAATGACTCATGCTGGCGAGAAACCTTTTAGTTGTAACATTTGCCACCGGAGATTTGGTTATAAACATTGCCTAACAatacacatgaggactcacactggcgagaaACCTTACGCTTGCAACTTTTGCAAGAAGGCATTTTCACATAAACACAATCTAACTGCTCATATAAAGATTCACACGGGAGAGAAACTATTTCCTTGCATTTATTGCAGTGTAACTTTTAGAAGGAAAGCTCATTTAAATAATCATCTGAACACTCACACGGGCGAGAGGCCTCACGCTTGTACGGTTTGCCAGAAGACATTTGCACGAAAACATCATTTGACTGCTCATATGATAGGTCACAGTGGTGTGAAACCACATCATTGTAAACACTGCCATACAAAATTTACACGAAAAGAACATTTAGCTAATCACCTGAAAATTCACACAGATGATAAACCATATTCTTGTGAGCTGTGCCAGTTTAAATGTATAAccaaaagctatttaaatatcCACAAGAGGACTCACACGGGCGAGAAACCTTTTACATGTGAGCTTTGTCAGTGTAAACATTCAACCAAAAGTGCTTTAAAAGTCCACATGAGGACGCACACTGGCGAGAAACCATATATGTGTAAGCATTGCCACTACAAATGTACAATCCAAAGTTCCTTGAgcaaacacatgaggactcacacagGTGAGAAACCATATTCTTGTTTGCATTGCCAGCAAACATTTTCAACCATAAGTTACATGAAGACCCACATGAGGAATCACATAGttaagaaaactttttattgtGAGCATTGTCAGTATAAATGTTCAGCTAAAAGGTATTTAATAACTCATATGAAGACTCACACTGCTGGGAAACCATATTCTTGTTTGCATTGCCAGCAAACATTTACAAACAAAAGTACTATGCGAAcccacatgaggactcacataGTTAAGAAAAGTTTTCATTGTGAACATTGTGAGTATAAATGTTCAGctaaaaagtatttaataacTCACATGAAGACTCACACTGCTGGGAAACCATATTCTTGTTTGCATTGCCAGCAAAAATTTTCAAACAAGAGCACTATGGCAACACGCATGAGGACTCGCATAGTTGCGAAAAGTTTTTCTTGTGAGCATTGTCAGTAA
- the LOC123867833 gene encoding gastrula zinc finger protein XlCGF57.1-like isoform X2 produces MIRKENAALRKALHSSEDRETTLSTGHNIKTHKLDHSQAEASFSTDSTKTIIGASSHIKHPTDKDKRVQHTMVIENSTNHNTASTLNIQGSPNVKIRDDITHTNVQNIDNRSSGDYYNYKTHSHNNTNSGFFVKLYLNKSGDGPHSCNFCQKIFATKHHLANHMKTHSVTKAHSCNSCQKQFATKYHLMTHIMKSHTVTKCYTCNFCQKQFAQKYDLTVHTMTHAGEKPFSCNICHRRFGYKHCLTIHMRTHTGEKPYACNFCKKAFSHKHNLTAHIKIHTGEKLFPCIYCSVTFRRKAHLNNHLNTHTGERPHACTVCQKTFARKHHLTAHMIGHSGVKPHHCKHCHTKFTRKEHLANHLKIHTDDKPYSCELCQFKCITKSYLNIHKRTHTGEKPFTCELCQCKHSTKSALKVHMRTHTGEKPYMCKHCHYKCTIQSSLSKHMRTHTGEKPYSCLHCQQTFSTISYMKTHMRNHIVKKTFYCEHCQYKCSAKRYLITHMKTHTAGKPYSCLHCQQTFTNKSTMRTHMRTHIVKKSFSCLHCQQKFSNKSTMATRMRTRIVAKSFSCEHCQ; encoded by the exons ATGATAAGAAAAGAAAATGCTgccttacgaaaagcactacaCTCATCTGAAGATAGAGAAACAACATTGTCTACAGGACATAATATAAAGACACATAAG cTGGACCACTCTCAAGCTGAGGCAAGTTTTTCCACAGACAGTACTAAAACTATTATTG gCGCTTCTTCACATATAAAACATCCAACTGACAAAGACAAAAGAGTGCAACATACCATGGTGATAGAGAACAGCACCAACCATAATACAGCAAGCACATTGAATATACAAGGATCTCCAAATGTAAAAATTCGTGATGACATAACACATACAAATGTACAAAACATTGACAATAGATCATCTGGTgactattataattataagaCACATTCTCACAATAATACTAACAGTGGTTTTTTTGTcaaattatatttgaataaaagtgGTGATGGGCCTCATTCTTGTAACTTTTGCCAGAAAATATTTGCTACAAAACATCATTTAGCCAATCATATGAAGACTCACTCAGTTACTAAAGCTCACTCTTGTAATTCTTGTCAGAAACAATTTGCTACAAAGTATCATTTAATGACTCATATAATGAAGAGTCATACAGTTACGAAAtgttacacttgtaatttttgCCAGAAACAATTTGCTCAGAAATATGATTTAACCGTTCATACAATGACTCATGCTGGCGAGAAACCTTTTAGTTGTAACATTTGCCACCGGAGATTTGGTTATAAACATTGCCTAACAatacacatgaggactcacactggcgagaaACCTTACGCTTGCAACTTTTGCAAGAAGGCATTTTCACATAAACACAATCTAACTGCTCATATAAAGATTCACACGGGAGAGAAACTATTTCCTTGCATTTATTGCAGTGTAACTTTTAGAAGGAAAGCTCATTTAAATAATCATCTGAACACTCACACGGGCGAGAGGCCTCACGCTTGTACGGTTTGCCAGAAGACATTTGCACGAAAACATCATTTGACTGCTCATATGATAGGTCACAGTGGTGTGAAACCACATCATTGTAAACACTGCCATACAAAATTTACACGAAAAGAACATTTAGCTAATCACCTGAAAATTCACACAGATGATAAACCATATTCTTGTGAGCTGTGCCAGTTTAAATGTATAAccaaaagctatttaaatatcCACAAGAGGACTCACACGGGCGAGAAACCTTTTACATGTGAGCTTTGTCAGTGTAAACATTCAACCAAAAGTGCTTTAAAAGTCCACATGAGGACGCACACTGGCGAGAAACCATATATGTGTAAGCATTGCCACTACAAATGTACAATCCAAAGTTCCTTGAgcaaacacatgaggactcacacagGTGAGAAACCATATTCTTGTTTGCATTGCCAGCAAACATTTTCAACCATAAGTTACATGAAGACCCACATGAGGAATCACATAGttaagaaaactttttattgtGAGCATTGTCAGTATAAATGTTCAGCTAAAAGGTATTTAATAACTCATATGAAGACTCACACTGCTGGGAAACCATATTCTTGTTTGCATTGCCAGCAAACATTTACAAACAAAAGTACTATGCGAAcccacatgaggactcacataGTTAAGAAAAGTTT TTCTTGTTTGCATTGCCAGCAAAAATTTTCAAACAAGAGCACTATGGCAACACGCATGAGGACTCGCATAGTTGCGAAAAGTTTTTCTTGTGAGCATTGTCAGTAA
- the LOC123867842 gene encoding putative methyltransferase C9orf114: MSSQPVTLKQPGKSWREINQERKAQKRQRNEEKIIKREKRLALEKEIELKEKVESEITKKNAEISTVSIAVPGSILENAQSAELRTYLAGQIARAACVFCVDEVIVYDDIGDKINTKKSKLEEADGVTVARRSCVQLARILQYLECPQYLRKHFFPLHKDLEFAGLLNPLDAPHHLRQSNDFKFREGITMNKKVKPGRGSQVNVGLLQDVSTDKLLNPGIRVTVKMMPTSEGSKKLKGKIVSLSTPRAETGVYWGYTVRIVNSLSQLFTKCPYKDGYDVTIGTSDRGTPIDDLPDKGVNYNHALIVFGGLHGIEAALESDEQLQVDDSSLLFNHYVNVLPRQGSRTIRTEEAILIAMSSLRTKLKANNEPMIFKETGIAVSSTFPASKTDLSSDENHLDLRRFD; encoded by the exons atgtCTTCACAACCAGTAACGTTAAAACAACCTGGTAAAAGTTGGCGTGAAATAAACCAAGAACGTAAAGCACAAAAACGCCAAAGAAATGAGGAAAAGATTATCAAACGTGAGAAGCGGTTAGCTCTTGAAAAGGAAATAGAATTGAAAGAAAAAGTAGAGAGTGAAATAACGAAAAAGAATGCGGAAATATCTACTGTTAGCATAGCCGTGCCAGGATCGATATTGGAAAACGCTCAGTCAGCGGAATTGCGTACCTATTTGGCAGGGCAAATTGCTAGAGCCGCATGTGTCTTTTGTGTTGACGAAGTCATCGTATACGATGATATTGGTGATAAGATAAACACTAAAAAGTCCAAATTAGAGGAGGCTGATGGTGTCACAGTGGCGCGCAGGAGTTGTGTCCAACTGGCAAGAATATTGCAGTACTTAGAGTGCCCACAGTACTTGAGAAAACATTTTTTCCCATTGCATAAAGATCTCGAGTTTGCTGGCCTGCTCAACCCACTTGATGCCCCACACCATTTGAGGCAGTCAAATGATTTCAAATTCAG GGAAGGTATTACTATGAATAAAAAGGTGAAGCCTGGACGTGGTTCTCAGGTCAATGTGGGGTTATTGCAGGATGTATCTACTGATAAATTGTTAAACCCTGGGATCAGAGTTACAGTTAAAATGATGCCTACTTCAGAGGGTAGCAAAAAGTTAAAAGGGAAGATTGTCAGCTTGTCAACTCCAAGGGCTGAAACAGGAGTTTACTGGGGCTATACTGTGAGAATTGTTAACAGTTTGAGtcaattatttacaaaatgccCTTACAAAGATGG gtATGATGTAACTATAGGAACATCCGACAGGGGCACTCCAATAGATGATTTGCCAGATAAAGGAGTAAATTATAATCATGCTCTAATAGTTTTTGGAGGTCTGCATGGCATAGAGGCAGCACTAGAAAGTGATGAACAGTTACAAGTTGATGATTCTTCTCTACTTTTCAACCACTATGTAAATGTTCTGCCAAGGCAGGGCTCCAGGACTATTCGAACAGAGGAAGCAATCCTAATAGCTATGTCAAGCCTGAGAACAAAATTAAAAGCAAACAATGAACCTATGATATTTAAAGAGACAGGGATAGCTGTCAGTTCAACATTCCCAGCATCAAAAACGGATTTATCAAGCGATGAAAACCATTTAGATTTGAGAAGATTTGATTAA
- the LOC123867852 gene encoding ribulose-phosphate 3-epimerase, whose protein sequence is MTRHLKALIGPSILNADLSKLHEESQKLLDNGADYLHLDVMDGHFVPNLTFGHPVVKCLRSKIKDAFFETHMMVSKPEQWIAPMADAGVNQYTFHIEPVTNVEDVCRKIKEHGMKVGVAIKPGTPVSEVEKYIDISDMVLIMTVEPGFGGQKFMENQMEKVKYLREHYPLLDIEVDGGVGPSTINCCANAGANMIVSGTAVIGAADQSATIKLLKETVQSVIDKE, encoded by the exons ATGACTCGTCACTTAAAAGCTTTAATTGGACCTAGTATTCTTAATGCCGACTTATCGAAGTTGCACGAAGAATCTCAAAAACTCTTGGATAATGGAGCAGATTATTTACATTTAGACGTTATGGATGGACATTTTGTTCCCAATTTAACATTTGGTCATCCTGTAGTGAAATGTCTTCGTAGTAAAATAAAGGATGCTTTTTTTGAAACCCATATGATGGTATCAAAACCAGAGCAG TGGATAGCCCCTATGGCTGATGCAGGTGTCAATCAATATACTTTTCATATTGAACCAGTAACTAACGTGGAAGATGTATGCAGAAAAATAAAGGAACATGGAATGAAG GTTGGAGTGGCAATTAAACCTGGTACACCTGTATCAGAAGTGGAGAAATACATTGACATATCAGACATGGTGCTTATAATGACAGTTGAGCCTGGTTTCGGAGGACAGAAGTTTATGGAGAATCAGATGGAGAAAGTAAAATACCTCAGGGAACATtatcctttgcttgatattgaAGTGGATGGTGGAGTAGGACCCTCAACGATAAATTGTTGTGCtaat GCTGGGGCCAACATGATTGTATCTGGAACAGCTGTTATTGGAGCTGCAGATCAATCGGCAACTATTAAACTTCTGAAGGAGACAGTGCAAAGTGTCATTGATAAAGAATAA